The Bombus huntii isolate Logan2020A chromosome 11, iyBomHunt1.1, whole genome shotgun sequence genome includes a window with the following:
- the LOC126871130 gene encoding dedicator of cytokinesis protein 3 isoform X1: MWTTTKTTKYGVAVYNWRGDTRYGLPLEIGETVQILEECTGWYRGFSTKNRAVKGIFPSSYVHLKPCKIENEGLFESVIPLEDPVVREVTLVLREWGGIWKRLYVERVNYKFDTLRKVMRELLEWRRQLLAGTLTTDQTRELKLRIINKVDWGNRKLGLDLVPRQGAHMVDPETMSIVELYHVHVQSAENSQGSSARGTLRRKEHRKVLTHHLYFCMRDFGHSIGEDTEIYFSLYDAKRNQYLSERFLVRISKEGFSSFIEKIHSNCTIFTDLGNADLSRDLYMVAHVMRCGRMLYSDSGKNKAGTATYRRPHGVAVLSLAEATQDHTEELEMTFKVCQGEEKEFYQLHEQIIRNNKCSPLPGQPNYGIVVSLRVLHGELTQVREENPLLFKNICLTKKLGFSDVIMPGDVRNDLYLKLERGEFERGGKSTGKNIEVTILVLDADGQPLEECLFGAAGMEGSSEYQSLVIYHHNSPSWAETVRLAIPIDKFYGSHVRFEFRHCSTREKNDKKLFSFAFVRLMEPGGATLQDGPHELYIYKCEDRSKLDSLSYLSLPSSAREPNATGSPAFSRSPKEAVFVQTLLCSTKLTQNVDLLSLLQWKAHPERISEALGRVLRLDGEELVKFLQDILDALFSMFHTEDGNSTAHSGLVFQVLVSIFSLLEDSKFEHFKPVMDAYISGHFAAALVYKGLLSSVQHCADWVTAAEKQEPIIKCFRSLEYIFKFIIQSRLLFARATAGQYEDSFKRDLYCVFAALNKMLGIPYEMVLHSQIALLYSISAVFEQLVAVLPVLEVAKLACTMLDSVPREPPLQLTQAKLTAIKNLTTSLLFREDNESRNLLLVTMCRHLRIHLVRREELRSCTEILGEILSFLYKRGRDTNKVNNCIQHDVETLCLSILDVLIQTILIVINTSGPVLGCLVACLIGLLQLLDEYHYVRLWEELAHTGERKPLKDFLLRVFLVLRDLVRQEVFPPDWLVIRMQANSIILKSLQELAQPLASQASFDSQLWSTYFNLAVAYLTQPSLQLEQFSEVKREKIIEKYRDMRVFMGFQILSMWNHLGDRKLEFIPGMVGPFLEVTLVPESELRKATLHIFFDMMECEQRARGSFKSVESELIDKLDILISENKGDDEYRQLFNTMEHLSAVLLDRVQSEDPTWKDSGTAFITSITRLLERLLDYRSVIQGDENRDKRMSCTVNLLNFYKNEFNRKEMYLRYIYKLHDLHLVAENYTEAGFTMKLYADQLGWGSTILPADHLHPQQPEWQRKEVLYHKIIHDLDRGKCWEKGIPLCKELAVLYETRLYDYAKLSHLLKLQAKLLDNILTQLRPEPEYFRVGFYGLSFPLFVRNKLFIYRGLEYERIGAFTQRLQTEFPSAQILMKNSPPDESILISEGQYIQICNVKPIPEENSLACRGAEVPERVVAFYLVNDVRKFIFDRPLHRGPVDRENEFKSLWIERTTLTTEAKLPGILRWFEVIEKRSELLAPVQYACETMLSVERELRRLVAQYTAEPNRNINPFSMRLQGIIDANVMGGITKYQEAFLTPEFARQNPDMVPHVNRLKSLILDQMSVLEAGLNLHGQIAPAGVQPLHKRLNERFTQLKQGLGPLARQRTIHQDSIVNSPLPPLPVNEKQRPATLETAGCRISHADSDGLPEDEGFYTRVDGGPPPIPQREVRPRSVGYGTTPPRPTHQRSLSKPLSPKLPLRHSLPTPTDGVDQTGLRTSWSEPGPESAPPLPPRGCTPDKRDSNTNIVVPPAPPKRLAYKRNTEWSTDDDSEAQNEPNDLRDSGISTASLLDFQSHLTNLNNLGYEDFEPRARCNDIMNISPPSVINALNVSTGNFANVTFQGSHSLPGQEVSPPPIPPKAHQDTPSAPSTLERVSNRSQSHGHSENYSVPKLQTLSMASDTESTV; this comes from the exons GAAACTGGGCTTGGACCTGGTGCCCCGTCAGGGTGCTCATATGGTGGATCCGGAAACGATGTCAATCGTGGAACTCTATCACGTG CACGTTCAAAGCGCAGAAAATTCGCAAGGGTCGTCGGCTAGGGGAACCCTCAGGCGGAAGGAGCACAGAAAGGTGCTCACCCATCACCTGTATTTCTGCATGAGGGATTTCGGCCACTCGATCGGCGAGGACACGGAAATCTACTTCTCCTTgtacgacgcgaaacgaaatcAATATCTAAGCGAACGTTTCCTGGTTCGAATCTCGAAAGAGGGATTCTCCAGCTTCATAGAGAAGATTCATAGTAATTGCACGATTTTTACGGATCTCGGCAATGCGGACCTTAGCAGGGATCTTTACATGGTCGCGCACGTGATGCGATGCGGCAGGATGCTTTACTCTGATTCGGGCAAAAACAAAGCGGGGACTGCCACTTACAGGAGACCCCACGGTGTCGCGGTCCTCTCGCTTGCCGAAGCCACGCAGGATCACACGGAGGAACTGGAAATGACGTTCAAG GTGTGCCAAGGGGAGGAAAAGGAGTTTTACCAATTACACGAGCAGATTATTCGTAACAACAAGTGTTCCCCACTTCCGGGCCAGCCTAATTACGGCATAGTGGTTTCACTGCGCGTCCTGCACGGCGAGTTGACTCAAGTTCGCGAGGAAAATCCACTgcttttcaaaaatatctgTCTGACGAAGAAGCTAGGGTTCTCCGACGTGATCATGCCGGGTGACGTGAGAAACGACTTGTACCTGAAACTGGAACGTGGCGAGTTCGAACGAGGCGGAAAATCCACTGGGAAAAATATCGAG GTGACGATTTTGGTCTTGGACGCGGATGGTCAACCTCTGGAAGAATGCTTGTTTGGCGCAGCCGGGATGGAGGGCAGTTCCGAGTATCAAAGTTTAGTTATATATCATCACAACAGCCCATCTTGGGCCGAGACAGTTCGATTGGCCATACCTATAGACAAGTTTTACGGAAGCCACGTCCGCTTTGAATTCCGGCACTGTTCCA CACGCGAGAAGAACGACAAGAAATTGTTCTCCTTCGCCTTCGTGCGTCTTATGGAACCTGGGGGAGCTACTCTTCAGGATGGCCCCCATGAGCTATATATTTACAAGTGCGAAGATCGTTCCAAGTTGGATTCGTTAAGTTACCTCTCCTTGCCTAGTAGCGCTCGAGAACCGAATGCAACAG GTTCACCAGCGTTTTCCAGATCCCCCAAAGAGGCCGTATTCGTACAAACGTTGCTTTGCAGCACAAAATTGACGCAAAACGTAGACCTCCTAAGCCTGTTGCAATGGAAGGCACATCCGGAACGAATATCAGAGGCTTTAGGTCGTGTACTGCGGCTGGACGGCGAGGAATTGGTCAAGTTTCTACAGGACATTTTAGATGCGCTCTTTTCCATGTTCCACACAGAGGATGGTAACTCCACGGCTCATTCGGGTTTAGTCTTCCAAGTGCTCGTCTCCATTTTCAGCCTTCTCGAGGATTCCAAGTTCGAGCACTTCAAACCTGTCATGGATGCTTACATTTCCGGCCACTTCGCCGCTGCATTGGTATATAAAGGTCTTCTAAGTAGCGTGCAACATTGTGCAGATTGGGTGACCGCGGCGGAGAAGCAAGAGCCTATAATCAAGTGTTTCCGTTCTCTGGAGTATATCTTCAAGTTCATCATTCAAAGTCGCCTATTATTCGCCAGAGCAACAGCTGGTCAATACGAGGACAGTTTCAAGCGTGATCTGTACTGCGTTTTCGCCGCATTGAACAAGATGTTGGGCATCCCGTACGAAATGGTGCTTCACTCTCAGATAGCTTTGCTTTACTCCATCTCGGCAGTCTTCGAACAGCTAGTCGCCGTGCTGCCAGTTCTCGAGGTGGCGAAACTCGCTTGCACGATGCTCGACTCGGTGCCAAGAGAACCACCGTTGCAGCTCACGCAGGCTAAATTAACGGCTATTAAAAATCTGACCACCTCGTTGTTGTTTCGCGAGGACAACGAGAGCAGGAATCTGCTGTTGGTTACGATGTGTAGACACTTGAGGATCCATTTGGTTAGACGAGAGGAACTTAGATCCTGTACGGAGATTCTAGGAGAAATCCTCAGCTTTTTATACAAAAGAGGGCGAGATACTAACAAAGTTAATAACTGTATTCAACACGACGTCGAGACCCTCTGCCTTTCTATCTTGGATGTATTGATACAGACGATTCTGATTGTAATAAATACCAGTGGCCCCGTGTTGGGCTGCCTGGTAGCTTGCTTGATAGGCTTGCTTCAGCTTCTAGACGAATACCATTACGTTCGACTTTGGGAGGAGCTAGCTCATACAGGTGAACGAAAACCCCTGAAGGATTTTCTTTTGAGAGTCTTCTTAGTTCTCCGCGATCTCGTCAGACAGGAAGTTTTTCCACCCGACTGGTTAGTAATTAGAATGCAGGCGAACAGTATTATCTTAAAGTCCCTGCAGGAACTCGCTCAACCTTTGGCGTCGCAAGCTAGCTTCGATTCGCAGCTCTGGTCCACGTATTTTAATCTAGCCGTAGCGTACCTCACTCAGCCATCTCTTCAACTCGAACAATTTTCGGAAGTGAAGCGTGAAAAGATCATTGAGAAATACAGGGACATGAGAGTGTTCATGGGCTTTCAAATACTCTCCATGTGGAATCATTTGGGTGATCGTAAATTGGAGTTTATTCCTGGAATGGTAGGCCCCTTCTTGGAAGTTACCTTAGTTCCTGAGAGTGAGCTGAGGAAGGCCACTTTGCACATCTTTTTCGATATGATGGAGTGCGAGCAACGAGCTCGTGGTAGCTTCAAATCCGTGGAATCGGAATTGATCGATAAACTGGATATCCTGATCAGCGAGAATAAAGGTGACGACGAGTACAGACAGTTGTTTAACACAAT GGAGCATCTTAGCGCCGT ATTATTGGACAGAGTTCAGTCAGAAGATCCAACCTGGAAGGACAGCGGAACTGCTTTCATCACGTCAATTACGCGTTTGCTGGAAAGACTGCTAGATTACAGGAGCGTAATTCAGGGGGACGAGAATCGCGACAAGCGTATGTCGTGCACTGTTAATCTATTG AATTTTTACAAGAATGAATTCAATCGTAAAGAGATGTACCTGCGTTATATTTACAAGCTTCACGACCTACATTTGGTAGCTGAAAATTATACAGAAGCTGGATTTACAATGAAATTATACGCCGATCAGCTTGGCTggggttctacaattttaccTGCTGATCACTTGCATCCGCAACAGCCGGAGTGGCAGAGAAAGGAGGTCCtttatcataaaataattcaCGATTTGGATCGAGGCAAATGTTGGGAGAAAGGTATTCCTTTGTGTAAGGAATTGGCAGTGCTGTACGAGACTAGATTATACGACTATGCAAAATTAAGTCATTTACTGAAACTGCAAGCCAAATTACTGGACAATATATTGACACAACTTCGGCCAGAGCCGGAGTACTTTAGAGTAGGATTCTACGGTCTTAGTTTTCCTCTTTTCGTTAGG AATAAATTGTTCATCTATCGCGGTTTAGAATACGAGAGAATAGGGGCATTCACACAGCGATTACAGACTGAATTTCCAAGCGCACaaatattaatgaagaatTCACCGCCTGATGAGAGCATCCTTATCTCCGAAGGACAAT ATATACAAATTTGTAACGTCAAACCAATCCCCGAGGAGAACAGCCTAGCCTGTCGAGGAGCAGAAGTGCCAGAAAGAGTGGTCGCCTTTTATCTAGTTAATGACGTTCGGAAGTTCATCTTTGATCGGCCACTTCACAGAGGCCCTGTTGACCGGGAGAACGAGTTTAAATCTCTCTGGATCGAAAGAACCACGTTGACCACAGAGGCGAAACTACCCGGTATACTTAGATGGTTTGAGGTGATCGAGAAGAGGTCTGAGCTACTAGCGCCTGTACAATACGCCTGTGAAACTATGCTGAGCGTGGAGAGAGAATTGAGGAGACTTGTCGCGCAATACACTGCCGAACCTAACCGAAATATTAACCCCTTTAGCATGAGACTCCAAGGTATCATCGACGCGAACGTTATGGGTGGCATCACCAAATACCAAGAAGCCTTTCTTACGCCTGAATTCGCTAGACAAAATCCGGATATGGTACCACACGTAAACAGACTGAAGAGTTTGATTCTCGACCAAATGAGCGTTTTGGAGGCGGGATTAAATTTACACGGACAAATTGCACCAGCTGGCGTGCAACCGCTACACAAGAGACTCAACGAAAGATTTACACAGCTGAAACAAGGTCTTGGTCCACTAGCAAGACAAAGAACAATTCATCAAGACAGCATTGTCAA tTCACCGTTACCTCCGTTACCCGTTAACGAAAAGCAACGTCCAGCTACATTGGAAACGGCAGGCTGCAGAATTTCTCACGCGGACAGCGATGGCCTACCTGAAGATGAAGGTTTCTACACAAGAGTAGACGGTGGGCCACCACCTATACCGCAACGTGAAGTTCGGCCACGTTCTGTGGGCTATGGGACTACTCCGCCTAGACCCACGCATCAAAGATCTCTGAGCAAACCGTTAAGTCCGAAGTTACCATTGAGACATTCTTTACCTACGCCTACGGATGGAGTGGATCAGACCGGTCTAAGAACGTCATGGAGCGAACCTGGTCCTGAATCAGCTCCGCCATTGCCTCCTAGAGGTTGCA CGCCTGATAAGAGAGATTCGAATACAAACATTGTAGTACCACCCGCACCGCCAAAACGTTTAGCGTACAAACGTAACACAGAGTGGAGCACGGACGATGATTCGGAAGCACAAAATGAGCCGAATGACCTTCGCGATAGCGGTATATCAACTGCTAGTTTATTAGATTTCCAGTCGCATTTGACTAACTTAAATAATCTCGGTTACGAGGACTTCGAACCACGGGCAAGGTGCAACGACATTATGAATATTTCACCTCCGTCTGTAATAAATGCGCTAAACGTCTCTACAGGAAATTTCGCGAACGTTACATTCCAAGGGTCACATTCTTTACCAGGTCAAGAG GTGAGTCCACCACCGATACCGCCGAAAGCACATCAAGATACCCCGTCGGCTCCATCGACCTTGGAAAGAGTATCGAATCGCTCACAGTCTCATGGTCATTCGGAAAATTATTCGGTACCGAAACTCCAAACATTGTCTATGGCGTCTGACACCGAAAGCACTGTGTAG
- the LOC126871130 gene encoding dedicator of cytokinesis protein 3 isoform X2 — translation MWTTTKTTKYGVAVYNWRGDTRYGLPLEIGETVQILEECTGWYRGFSTKNRAVKGIFPSSYVHLKPCKIENEGLFESVIPLEDPVVREVTLVLREWGGIWKRLYVERVNYKFDTLRKVMRELLEWRRQLLAGTLTTDQTRELKLRIINKVDWGNRKLGLDLVPRQGAHMVDPETMSIVELYHVHVQSAENSQGSSARGTLRRKEHRKVLTHHLYFCMRDFGHSIGEDTEIYFSLYDAKRNQYLSERFLVRISKEGFSSFIEKIHSNCTIFTDLGNADLSRDLYMVAHVMRCGRMLYSDSGKNKAGTATYRRPHGVAVLSLAEATQDHTEELEMTFKVCQGEEKEFYQLHEQIIRNNKCSPLPGQPNYGIVVSLRVLHGELTQVREENPLLFKNICLTKKLGFSDVIMPGDVRNDLYLKLERGEFERGGKSTGKNIEVTILVLDADGQPLEECLFGAAGMEGSSEYQSLVIYHHNSPSWAETVRLAIPIDKFYGSHVRFEFRHCSTREKNDKKLFSFAFVRLMEPGGATLQDGPHELYIYKCEDRSKLDSLSYLSLPSSAREPNATGSPAFSRSPKEAVFVQTLLCSTKLTQNVDLLSLLQWKAHPERISEALGRVLRLDGEELVKFLQDILDALFSMFHTEDGNSTAHSGLVFQVLVSIFSLLEDSKFEHFKPVMDAYISGHFAAALVYKGLLSSVQHCADWVTAAEKQEPIIKCFRSLEYIFKFIIQSRLLFARATAGQYEDSFKRDLYCVFAALNKMLGIPYEMVLHSQIALLYSISAVFEQLVAVLPVLEVAKLACTMLDSVPREPPLQLTQAKLTAIKNLTTSLLFREDNESRNLLLVTMCRHLRIHLVRREELRSCTEILGEILSFLYKRGRDTNKVNNCIQHDVETLCLSILDVLIQTILIVINTSGPVLGCLVACLIGLLQLLDEYHYVRLWEELAHTGERKPLKDFLLRVFLVLRDLVRQEVFPPDWLVIRMQANSIILKSLQELAQPLASQASFDSQLWSTYFNLAVAYLTQPSLQLEQFSEVKREKIIEKYRDMRVFMGFQILSMWNHLGDRKLEFIPGMVGPFLEVTLVPESELRKATLHIFFDMMECEQRARGSFKSVESELIDKLDILISENKGDDEYRQLFNTILLDRVQSEDPTWKDSGTAFITSITRLLERLLDYRSVIQGDENRDKRMSCTVNLLNFYKNEFNRKEMYLRYIYKLHDLHLVAENYTEAGFTMKLYADQLGWGSTILPADHLHPQQPEWQRKEVLYHKIIHDLDRGKCWEKGIPLCKELAVLYETRLYDYAKLSHLLKLQAKLLDNILTQLRPEPEYFRVGFYGLSFPLFVRNKLFIYRGLEYERIGAFTQRLQTEFPSAQILMKNSPPDESILISEGQYIQICNVKPIPEENSLACRGAEVPERVVAFYLVNDVRKFIFDRPLHRGPVDRENEFKSLWIERTTLTTEAKLPGILRWFEVIEKRSELLAPVQYACETMLSVERELRRLVAQYTAEPNRNINPFSMRLQGIIDANVMGGITKYQEAFLTPEFARQNPDMVPHVNRLKSLILDQMSVLEAGLNLHGQIAPAGVQPLHKRLNERFTQLKQGLGPLARQRTIHQDSIVNSPLPPLPVNEKQRPATLETAGCRISHADSDGLPEDEGFYTRVDGGPPPIPQREVRPRSVGYGTTPPRPTHQRSLSKPLSPKLPLRHSLPTPTDGVDQTGLRTSWSEPGPESAPPLPPRGCTPDKRDSNTNIVVPPAPPKRLAYKRNTEWSTDDDSEAQNEPNDLRDSGISTASLLDFQSHLTNLNNLGYEDFEPRARCNDIMNISPPSVINALNVSTGNFANVTFQGSHSLPGQEVSPPPIPPKAHQDTPSAPSTLERVSNRSQSHGHSENYSVPKLQTLSMASDTESTV, via the exons GAAACTGGGCTTGGACCTGGTGCCCCGTCAGGGTGCTCATATGGTGGATCCGGAAACGATGTCAATCGTGGAACTCTATCACGTG CACGTTCAAAGCGCAGAAAATTCGCAAGGGTCGTCGGCTAGGGGAACCCTCAGGCGGAAGGAGCACAGAAAGGTGCTCACCCATCACCTGTATTTCTGCATGAGGGATTTCGGCCACTCGATCGGCGAGGACACGGAAATCTACTTCTCCTTgtacgacgcgaaacgaaatcAATATCTAAGCGAACGTTTCCTGGTTCGAATCTCGAAAGAGGGATTCTCCAGCTTCATAGAGAAGATTCATAGTAATTGCACGATTTTTACGGATCTCGGCAATGCGGACCTTAGCAGGGATCTTTACATGGTCGCGCACGTGATGCGATGCGGCAGGATGCTTTACTCTGATTCGGGCAAAAACAAAGCGGGGACTGCCACTTACAGGAGACCCCACGGTGTCGCGGTCCTCTCGCTTGCCGAAGCCACGCAGGATCACACGGAGGAACTGGAAATGACGTTCAAG GTGTGCCAAGGGGAGGAAAAGGAGTTTTACCAATTACACGAGCAGATTATTCGTAACAACAAGTGTTCCCCACTTCCGGGCCAGCCTAATTACGGCATAGTGGTTTCACTGCGCGTCCTGCACGGCGAGTTGACTCAAGTTCGCGAGGAAAATCCACTgcttttcaaaaatatctgTCTGACGAAGAAGCTAGGGTTCTCCGACGTGATCATGCCGGGTGACGTGAGAAACGACTTGTACCTGAAACTGGAACGTGGCGAGTTCGAACGAGGCGGAAAATCCACTGGGAAAAATATCGAG GTGACGATTTTGGTCTTGGACGCGGATGGTCAACCTCTGGAAGAATGCTTGTTTGGCGCAGCCGGGATGGAGGGCAGTTCCGAGTATCAAAGTTTAGTTATATATCATCACAACAGCCCATCTTGGGCCGAGACAGTTCGATTGGCCATACCTATAGACAAGTTTTACGGAAGCCACGTCCGCTTTGAATTCCGGCACTGTTCCA CACGCGAGAAGAACGACAAGAAATTGTTCTCCTTCGCCTTCGTGCGTCTTATGGAACCTGGGGGAGCTACTCTTCAGGATGGCCCCCATGAGCTATATATTTACAAGTGCGAAGATCGTTCCAAGTTGGATTCGTTAAGTTACCTCTCCTTGCCTAGTAGCGCTCGAGAACCGAATGCAACAG GTTCACCAGCGTTTTCCAGATCCCCCAAAGAGGCCGTATTCGTACAAACGTTGCTTTGCAGCACAAAATTGACGCAAAACGTAGACCTCCTAAGCCTGTTGCAATGGAAGGCACATCCGGAACGAATATCAGAGGCTTTAGGTCGTGTACTGCGGCTGGACGGCGAGGAATTGGTCAAGTTTCTACAGGACATTTTAGATGCGCTCTTTTCCATGTTCCACACAGAGGATGGTAACTCCACGGCTCATTCGGGTTTAGTCTTCCAAGTGCTCGTCTCCATTTTCAGCCTTCTCGAGGATTCCAAGTTCGAGCACTTCAAACCTGTCATGGATGCTTACATTTCCGGCCACTTCGCCGCTGCATTGGTATATAAAGGTCTTCTAAGTAGCGTGCAACATTGTGCAGATTGGGTGACCGCGGCGGAGAAGCAAGAGCCTATAATCAAGTGTTTCCGTTCTCTGGAGTATATCTTCAAGTTCATCATTCAAAGTCGCCTATTATTCGCCAGAGCAACAGCTGGTCAATACGAGGACAGTTTCAAGCGTGATCTGTACTGCGTTTTCGCCGCATTGAACAAGATGTTGGGCATCCCGTACGAAATGGTGCTTCACTCTCAGATAGCTTTGCTTTACTCCATCTCGGCAGTCTTCGAACAGCTAGTCGCCGTGCTGCCAGTTCTCGAGGTGGCGAAACTCGCTTGCACGATGCTCGACTCGGTGCCAAGAGAACCACCGTTGCAGCTCACGCAGGCTAAATTAACGGCTATTAAAAATCTGACCACCTCGTTGTTGTTTCGCGAGGACAACGAGAGCAGGAATCTGCTGTTGGTTACGATGTGTAGACACTTGAGGATCCATTTGGTTAGACGAGAGGAACTTAGATCCTGTACGGAGATTCTAGGAGAAATCCTCAGCTTTTTATACAAAAGAGGGCGAGATACTAACAAAGTTAATAACTGTATTCAACACGACGTCGAGACCCTCTGCCTTTCTATCTTGGATGTATTGATACAGACGATTCTGATTGTAATAAATACCAGTGGCCCCGTGTTGGGCTGCCTGGTAGCTTGCTTGATAGGCTTGCTTCAGCTTCTAGACGAATACCATTACGTTCGACTTTGGGAGGAGCTAGCTCATACAGGTGAACGAAAACCCCTGAAGGATTTTCTTTTGAGAGTCTTCTTAGTTCTCCGCGATCTCGTCAGACAGGAAGTTTTTCCACCCGACTGGTTAGTAATTAGAATGCAGGCGAACAGTATTATCTTAAAGTCCCTGCAGGAACTCGCTCAACCTTTGGCGTCGCAAGCTAGCTTCGATTCGCAGCTCTGGTCCACGTATTTTAATCTAGCCGTAGCGTACCTCACTCAGCCATCTCTTCAACTCGAACAATTTTCGGAAGTGAAGCGTGAAAAGATCATTGAGAAATACAGGGACATGAGAGTGTTCATGGGCTTTCAAATACTCTCCATGTGGAATCATTTGGGTGATCGTAAATTGGAGTTTATTCCTGGAATGGTAGGCCCCTTCTTGGAAGTTACCTTAGTTCCTGAGAGTGAGCTGAGGAAGGCCACTTTGCACATCTTTTTCGATATGATGGAGTGCGAGCAACGAGCTCGTGGTAGCTTCAAATCCGTGGAATCGGAATTGATCGATAAACTGGATATCCTGATCAGCGAGAATAAAGGTGACGACGAGTACAGACAGTTGTTTAACACAAT ATTATTGGACAGAGTTCAGTCAGAAGATCCAACCTGGAAGGACAGCGGAACTGCTTTCATCACGTCAATTACGCGTTTGCTGGAAAGACTGCTAGATTACAGGAGCGTAATTCAGGGGGACGAGAATCGCGACAAGCGTATGTCGTGCACTGTTAATCTATTG AATTTTTACAAGAATGAATTCAATCGTAAAGAGATGTACCTGCGTTATATTTACAAGCTTCACGACCTACATTTGGTAGCTGAAAATTATACAGAAGCTGGATTTACAATGAAATTATACGCCGATCAGCTTGGCTggggttctacaattttaccTGCTGATCACTTGCATCCGCAACAGCCGGAGTGGCAGAGAAAGGAGGTCCtttatcataaaataattcaCGATTTGGATCGAGGCAAATGTTGGGAGAAAGGTATTCCTTTGTGTAAGGAATTGGCAGTGCTGTACGAGACTAGATTATACGACTATGCAAAATTAAGTCATTTACTGAAACTGCAAGCCAAATTACTGGACAATATATTGACACAACTTCGGCCAGAGCCGGAGTACTTTAGAGTAGGATTCTACGGTCTTAGTTTTCCTCTTTTCGTTAGG AATAAATTGTTCATCTATCGCGGTTTAGAATACGAGAGAATAGGGGCATTCACACAGCGATTACAGACTGAATTTCCAAGCGCACaaatattaatgaagaatTCACCGCCTGATGAGAGCATCCTTATCTCCGAAGGACAAT ATATACAAATTTGTAACGTCAAACCAATCCCCGAGGAGAACAGCCTAGCCTGTCGAGGAGCAGAAGTGCCAGAAAGAGTGGTCGCCTTTTATCTAGTTAATGACGTTCGGAAGTTCATCTTTGATCGGCCACTTCACAGAGGCCCTGTTGACCGGGAGAACGAGTTTAAATCTCTCTGGATCGAAAGAACCACGTTGACCACAGAGGCGAAACTACCCGGTATACTTAGATGGTTTGAGGTGATCGAGAAGAGGTCTGAGCTACTAGCGCCTGTACAATACGCCTGTGAAACTATGCTGAGCGTGGAGAGAGAATTGAGGAGACTTGTCGCGCAATACACTGCCGAACCTAACCGAAATATTAACCCCTTTAGCATGAGACTCCAAGGTATCATCGACGCGAACGTTATGGGTGGCATCACCAAATACCAAGAAGCCTTTCTTACGCCTGAATTCGCTAGACAAAATCCGGATATGGTACCACACGTAAACAGACTGAAGAGTTTGATTCTCGACCAAATGAGCGTTTTGGAGGCGGGATTAAATTTACACGGACAAATTGCACCAGCTGGCGTGCAACCGCTACACAAGAGACTCAACGAAAGATTTACACAGCTGAAACAAGGTCTTGGTCCACTAGCAAGACAAAGAACAATTCATCAAGACAGCATTGTCAA tTCACCGTTACCTCCGTTACCCGTTAACGAAAAGCAACGTCCAGCTACATTGGAAACGGCAGGCTGCAGAATTTCTCACGCGGACAGCGATGGCCTACCTGAAGATGAAGGTTTCTACACAAGAGTAGACGGTGGGCCACCACCTATACCGCAACGTGAAGTTCGGCCACGTTCTGTGGGCTATGGGACTACTCCGCCTAGACCCACGCATCAAAGATCTCTGAGCAAACCGTTAAGTCCGAAGTTACCATTGAGACATTCTTTACCTACGCCTACGGATGGAGTGGATCAGACCGGTCTAAGAACGTCATGGAGCGAACCTGGTCCTGAATCAGCTCCGCCATTGCCTCCTAGAGGTTGCA CGCCTGATAAGAGAGATTCGAATACAAACATTGTAGTACCACCCGCACCGCCAAAACGTTTAGCGTACAAACGTAACACAGAGTGGAGCACGGACGATGATTCGGAAGCACAAAATGAGCCGAATGACCTTCGCGATAGCGGTATATCAACTGCTAGTTTATTAGATTTCCAGTCGCATTTGACTAACTTAAATAATCTCGGTTACGAGGACTTCGAACCACGGGCAAGGTGCAACGACATTATGAATATTTCACCTCCGTCTGTAATAAATGCGCTAAACGTCTCTACAGGAAATTTCGCGAACGTTACATTCCAAGGGTCACATTCTTTACCAGGTCAAGAG GTGAGTCCACCACCGATACCGCCGAAAGCACATCAAGATACCCCGTCGGCTCCATCGACCTTGGAAAGAGTATCGAATCGCTCACAGTCTCATGGTCATTCGGAAAATTATTCGGTACCGAAACTCCAAACATTGTCTATGGCGTCTGACACCGAAAGCACTGTGTAG